From Gemmatimonadales bacterium, a single genomic window includes:
- a CDS encoding SDR family oxidoreductase produces the protein MTKSRMMVLVVGATGSIGRLVVEEAIRRGHVVRALVRNQRKARSLPPDAEVVVGDLTRPETLPAAVSGVDAVVFTHGSEGAGKAGAEGVDYGGVRNVLNALGSRKARISLMTSIGVTNRASAYNRSTGGHDWKRRSERLVRASGLPYTVVRPGWFDYNGPDEHQLVLLQGDTRHAGDPSDGAVARRQIAEVLVHALGSDKALRKTFELISARGDAPSDFDALFAPLDADPPGALDGVHDAANLPLEKEPQRVRDDLDAVRPSR, from the coding sequence ATGACCAAGTCCCGTATGATGGTGCTCGTCGTCGGTGCGACCGGCAGCATCGGGCGCCTCGTCGTCGAAGAGGCCATACGACGGGGCCATGTCGTGCGCGCCCTGGTGCGCAATCAGCGCAAGGCGCGGTCGCTTCCGCCCGACGCGGAGGTGGTCGTTGGCGACCTCACCCGCCCGGAGACGCTGCCCGCCGCCGTGTCCGGCGTGGATGCCGTCGTGTTCACGCACGGCTCGGAGGGCGCCGGCAAAGCGGGAGCCGAAGGCGTGGACTATGGCGGTGTCCGCAACGTCCTGAACGCGCTCGGTTCGCGCAAGGCGCGTATCTCGCTGATGACCTCCATCGGCGTCACCAACCGCGCCAGCGCCTACAACCGCTCGACCGGGGGCCACGACTGGAAGCGGCGTTCCGAGAGGCTGGTGCGCGCAAGCGGCCTGCCCTACACGGTCGTGCGCCCCGGCTGGTTCGACTACAACGGCCCGGACGAGCACCAGCTCGTGCTTCTGCAGGGCGACACGCGCCACGCGGGCGATCCCAGCGACGGCGCCGTGGCCCGACGCCAGATCGCCGAGGTCCTGGTTCACGCCCTCGGCTCGGATAAGGCGCTTCGCAAGACGTTCGAGTTGATCTCGGCTCGCGGCGACGCGCCGAGCGACTTCGACGCGCTGTTCGCGCCGCTCGACGCCGATCCGCCTGGTGCGCTCGACGGCGTGCACGACGCGGCGAACCTGCCGCTCGAAAAGGAGCCGCAACGAGTCCGCGACGACCTGGACGCCGTGCGGCCGTCGCGGTGA